The Marinoscillum sp. 108 genome contains the following window.
GATTTTATCACCCGCTTTTTTATCGTAAACCTTCAGAAAAAACTCATCGAGCTTCATCTTCTTTTTCTGGAAATGATTGAATACAGCCTTTTGCTGCATCTGATCCATGGTCTTGATCAGCTCATAGTCGGCTGCATCCAGTCCCTCATCAAATTCTTCGGCGTTTTGGGCAGAGATGTTTTGATGTGAATAAGTCAAATTTCCTTTGTCGTTGATCTGCACGACAAATGACTCAAACAAGAAACCGAGGTACTCATGCTCGAAGAGTGAATAGACAATTTGAAAAGGCTGATCAGGGGCTACTTTCATATCGTTTGCAACTGGGCAAATTTCGAAACTAATAAAAAAGGAATTAAAAATCACTACGCGCGCAAAGAAGAGATTCTTAAGTTTTTACTGACGATAATTAGAACGCTCTCTTTGGGAAGAGGAGGACGAAGTTAAAAATCACTGTAGATCAGTCATCGCAACGCTTTTGGAGGCGCTGAGTGCCGGCTGTATGGAGGTGACGATGGTGATGACAATGATGGACAAAACGGTGAGGAGAACATCGAGCCATTCCACTTTCACAGGGTATGCATCGATGATGGCGGTCTGCATGCCCATGGTGACCAGACCAAACTCCTGCTGTACGAAACTAACCAGGAGGCCCAGAAGTAGTCCGGTAAAAGCACCCGTGAAGGCAACTATACAGCCTTCCAGTAGGAATATTTTGGTGATGAGGCCACGGGTGGCACCCTGGGCAGACAGTATGGCCACGTCTTTTTTCTTATCAAGCACCAGCATATTGAGCGAGAAGAAGATGTTGATGGAGGCTATGGCGATGATGATGGAAAACGTGAGAAACACGAAGAATTTTTCATAAGACAACACCCTGTAGAGGTCGCCGTGAATCTCGTCGTTGGATTGTACCAAAAAGGAAGACCCGAGTAAATCCTGCAGTCTTTTCTTCACCTTATTTGGGTCGGCTGAAGGAGCAAGCTGAAGCTCCAGGAGATTCCGCTTGCCTTTTTTGTTGAAGAGCTCTTCGGCAAATCGTATGGGTACGTAGACCAGGTTTTCATCATAGGATTTTTCCACTGCGAAGACCCCACCGGGCAGGATGTTCTTCAGACGATACATTTTCTCAGGATTGAGCATACCCGGGCGCACTTCGTCAGGGAAGTACATCTGTATGGTATAAAAGTCGTTTTTGGGGTTGATGGACAGGTCATATTGTACGCCTCTGCCTACGATGGCGTAGGAGATGTCGTTGGAGGTAAGCTTGAGATCCCCGAACACGAGGTAGTCTTCCAGGCGACCCTGCTCTATAAAGCTTTCACTCACGCCCTTCACCCTGGCCACGCGCTGAGCATTGTTGTATTTGATGAGCACATTGTCCTCCAGTACCTCGGTGATGCTCACAATTTCTTCGAGGGAGTTTACTTTATTACTGATGTCGGGCCCATAGACAAAAGATTTCCCCACATTGGCTGACACCACCAGGTTGGGATCTACGGTGCCATAGAGGTTTCGCAGCAGTCCCTCCAGACCATTGAAAACTGAAAGTACGATGATCAATGCCATGGTACCAATGGCCACCACCAACATAGAAATGATGGAGATCACATTGATGAAGCTTTTCTTCTTTTTAGAGAGAAAATATCTTTTGGCAATGAAATAGGCAAGGTTCACTCCTCTTCTTCGGTTTCGTCTGCGGGGGGAATGTTCAAACCATCGATGAG
Protein-coding sequences here:
- a CDS encoding FtsX-like permease family protein; protein product: MNLAYFIAKRYFLSKKKKSFINVISIISMLVVAIGTMALIIVLSVFNGLEGLLRNLYGTVDPNLVVSANVGKSFVYGPDISNKVNSLEEIVSITEVLEDNVLIKYNNAQRVARVKGVSESFIEQGRLEDYLVFGDLKLTSNDISYAIVGRGVQYDLSINPKNDFYTIQMYFPDEVRPGMLNPEKMYRLKNILPGGVFAVEKSYDENLVYVPIRFAEELFNKKGKRNLLELQLAPSADPNKVKKRLQDLLGSSFLVQSNDEIHGDLYRVLSYEKFFVFLTFSIIIAIASINIFFSLNMLVLDKKKDVAILSAQGATRGLITKIFLLEGCIVAFTGAFTGLLLGLLVSFVQQEFGLVTMGMQTAIIDAYPVKVEWLDVLLTVLSIIVITIVTSIQPALSASKSVAMTDLQ